One genomic segment of Rubrobacter calidifluminis includes these proteins:
- a CDS encoding LutB/LldF family L-lactate oxidation iron-sulfur protein, translating to MAAKAGRPGEGLESRVEGFNERARVAVKDERLRSAVAVHSKNTIRNRNAALSALPDAPELRERAYRIKQETMANLDRHLERMASAVEKRGGKVFFANDGEEAVRYIGELARRRGAKLITKSKSMATEEIELNRRLQEEYPELGLEIVETDLGEWIAQLAGEPPSHIVAPILHMSRHRAAEVLSEEAGHPLPPNVEDLVYFARERLRQKFLSADIGITGANFGVAETGTVVTATNEGNEGLVASVPSVHVAVMGIEKVVPRLEDLAVFLRLLARSATGQKMTVYTDFVSGPKGEDEPDGPEEFHLVLLDNGRSSLLGGEFEEALYCIRCGACLNVCPVYRQTGGHAYGSTYSGPIGAVITPLLKGDEEAKDLPHASSLCGACWEACPVGIPLHELLLRLRRRQAETGISGRAQRLAFDAFEFGMRRPGLYGIGAKAARGVQGPLLRDGVARSLPGPLKGWAESREIPHLAEKSFRELWREGRIWWRGGKNS from the coding sequence ATGGCGGCGAAGGCGGGACGCCCGGGGGAGGGGCTCGAGAGCCGGGTCGAGGGCTTCAACGAGCGGGCGAGGGTGGCCGTGAAGGACGAGCGGCTGCGCTCGGCGGTGGCGGTGCACTCGAAGAACACGATCCGAAACCGCAACGCTGCCCTCTCCGCCCTGCCGGACGCACCCGAGCTGAGGGAGCGCGCCTACCGTATCAAACAGGAGACGATGGCCAACCTCGACCGCCATCTGGAACGGATGGCCTCCGCCGTCGAGAAGAGGGGCGGGAAGGTCTTCTTCGCGAACGACGGGGAGGAGGCCGTCCGGTATATCGGGGAACTGGCGAGGCGCCGCGGCGCGAAACTCATCACCAAATCCAAGAGCATGGCCACCGAGGAGATAGAGCTCAACCGCCGCCTCCAGGAGGAGTATCCCGAGCTCGGGCTCGAGATCGTCGAGACGGACCTGGGGGAGTGGATCGCGCAGCTCGCCGGCGAGCCGCCCTCGCACATCGTCGCCCCGATCCTGCACATGAGCCGCCACCGGGCCGCCGAGGTCCTCTCGGAGGAGGCGGGCCACCCCCTGCCGCCCAACGTGGAGGATCTCGTGTACTTCGCCCGCGAGCGGCTGCGGCAGAAATTCCTCTCGGCGGACATCGGGATAACCGGGGCCAACTTCGGCGTCGCCGAGACCGGGACCGTCGTCACCGCGACCAACGAGGGCAACGAGGGGCTGGTCGCGAGCGTCCCGTCGGTGCACGTGGCGGTGATGGGCATAGAGAAGGTCGTGCCGCGCCTCGAGGATCTCGCGGTCTTCCTCAGGCTCCTCGCCCGCAGCGCCACGGGCCAGAAGATGACCGTCTACACCGACTTCGTGAGCGGGCCGAAGGGTGAGGACGAGCCCGACGGGCCGGAGGAGTTCCACCTGGTGCTGCTCGACAACGGCCGCTCCAGCCTCCTCGGTGGGGAGTTCGAGGAGGCGCTCTACTGCATCCGCTGCGGGGCGTGCCTCAACGTCTGCCCGGTCTACCGTCAGACCGGGGGCCACGCCTACGGCTCGACCTACTCCGGGCCCATCGGGGCGGTGATAACACCACTTCTCAAGGGGGACGAGGAGGCGAAGGACCTCCCGCACGCCTCCAGCCTGTGCGGGGCGTGCTGGGAGGCGTGCCCGGTCGGCATCCCGCTGCACGAGCTTTTGCTCAGGCTGCGCCGCAGGCAGGCCGAAACGGGAATCTCCGGCAGAGCGCAGCGCCTCGCCTTCGACGCGTTCGAATTCGGGATGAGGCGTCCCGGACTCTACGGGATCGGGGCGAAAGCCGCGCGGGGCGTGCAGGGGCCGCTGCTCAGGGACGGGGTCGCCCGGTCCCTCCCCGGGCCCTTGAAGGGATGGGCGGAGTCCCGCGAGATCCCGCACCTGGCGGAGAAGAGCTTCCGCGAGCTCTGGCGGGAGGGGAGGATCTGGTGGCGAGGAGGGAAGAATTCCTAG
- a CDS encoding ABC transporter ATP-binding protein, whose translation MIKTHALTKRYGRKEAVRGVNLDVRRGTLYGFLGPNGAGKTTTIKLLCGLLRPTSGEITVAGVDVVRDPLEAKRRIAYVPDEPALFEKLTAREFLGFVADVYGVEQAEARDRSRELLEMFGLSGEADELLGGFSHGMKQKVALAAALLHEPEVLFLDEPTVGLDPASARLIKDVLRRFVARGGTVFMATHILEMAEALCDEVGIIERGRMIASGTVTELRSLARSSRDDTLEDVFLRLTGSSEGRQIADYLEE comes from the coding sequence TTGATAAAGACCCACGCGCTCACCAAGCGCTACGGCAGGAAAGAGGCCGTTAGGGGCGTGAACCTGGACGTAAGGCGAGGCACGCTCTACGGTTTCCTCGGCCCCAACGGCGCGGGCAAGACGACGACCATAAAGCTCCTTTGCGGCCTCCTGCGCCCCACCTCCGGCGAGATCACGGTGGCAGGGGTGGACGTGGTCAGGGACCCGCTCGAGGCCAAGCGCAGGATCGCCTACGTCCCCGACGAACCCGCGCTCTTCGAGAAGCTCACCGCCCGGGAGTTTTTGGGTTTCGTCGCCGACGTCTACGGCGTGGAGCAGGCAGAGGCCAGGGATCGCTCCCGGGAGCTGCTCGAGATGTTCGGCCTCTCCGGGGAAGCCGACGAGCTGCTGGGTGGCTTCTCGCACGGGATGAAACAGAAGGTGGCGCTCGCGGCGGCGCTGTTGCACGAGCCTGAGGTACTGTTTCTGGACGAGCCGACGGTGGGGCTCGACCCGGCGAGCGCGCGGCTCATCAAAGACGTGCTGAGGAGGTTCGTGGCGCGTGGTGGCACGGTCTTCATGGCCACGCACATCCTCGAGATGGCCGAGGCACTGTGCGACGAGGTCGGGATAATAGAGCGTGGCAGGATGATCGCCTCGGGGACCGTAACGGAGCTCAGGTCGCTCGCCCGATCTTCTCGGGACGACACCCTGGAGGATGTCTTCCTCAGGCTCACCGGCTCCAGCGAGGGCCGCCAGATAGCAGACTACCTGGAGGAGTGA
- a CDS encoding DEDD exonuclease domain-containing protein → MSSNLYGFLRSRGAASPEEIAREFLAIPDANGEARGLVERLVAGDGRFAWDEQGMLGVVNLASLELDEAEYVVFDVETTGSSAREGGITEIGAVRLRGGRNVEEFASLANPGHSIDPFVVRLTGITDEMVRGAPPASEVASRFEGFAEGAVLVGHNVRFDCAFVEAALGRALQAPALDTLKLARLLVPGLRRYRLASLVEYFGIGPNPNHRALADASATARVFLRLLPLLDEMGVTTVGEAASLRRGRRRSKRYIIPRDLPHAPGVYYFVDRRGEVLYVGKAKDLRKRVGSYFSGGDGRRKVARLVEEAAGVRYRRTESELEALLLEAREIRRLLPRYNAAGRVERAGWYVRLDLSQRYPVPERVAAPGGGEEIVLGPYGSAGMVDCCIEALGRIFPLRRCPGEGDGPCFYGQMGRCGPCSGMDEQEYRREVVQEIAALLRGRGGEEKLEALRRERDRLAARLEFEGAARLRDLILGIERLRATRAAIGAEGVCAVLSAASESGCVEAFTFRSGRLAGYRTFCLGEEEKVRRFARGVLGGRWVEPVRGPDELRIVAGYLRRRVPLKVVRIEREDDLLDAVLEMLSGAFSG, encoded by the coding sequence GTGTCCTCTAACCTCTACGGCTTTCTCCGAAGCCGGGGGGCTGCATCACCCGAGGAGATAGCAAGGGAGTTTCTCGCCATCCCCGACGCCAACGGCGAGGCAAGGGGCCTCGTGGAGCGATTGGTGGCCGGAGATGGCCGGTTCGCGTGGGACGAGCAGGGGATGCTCGGGGTCGTGAACCTCGCTTCCCTCGAGCTGGACGAGGCCGAGTACGTGGTTTTCGACGTGGAGACGACGGGATCCTCGGCGCGCGAGGGTGGGATCACGGAGATAGGAGCGGTCAGGCTGCGGGGCGGGCGCAACGTCGAGGAGTTCGCCTCGCTCGCGAACCCCGGGCATTCCATAGATCCTTTCGTGGTCAGGCTCACCGGGATAACGGACGAGATGGTCCGTGGGGCCCCACCCGCCAGCGAGGTGGCCTCCCGCTTCGAGGGGTTCGCCGAAGGGGCCGTGCTGGTGGGGCACAACGTGCGCTTCGATTGCGCGTTCGTCGAGGCGGCGCTCGGGCGGGCGCTGCAGGCCCCCGCGCTCGACACCCTGAAACTCGCCCGTCTGCTCGTGCCCGGGCTGCGGCGGTACCGGCTCGCCTCGCTCGTCGAGTACTTCGGCATCGGGCCGAACCCCAACCACCGGGCGCTCGCCGATGCTTCGGCGACCGCCAGGGTCTTTCTGAGGCTTCTTCCGCTGCTCGATGAGATGGGGGTGACCACGGTGGGGGAGGCCGCATCTCTGCGGAGAGGGCGGAGGAGGAGCAAGCGGTACATCATCCCGCGGGATCTCCCGCATGCGCCGGGGGTCTACTACTTCGTGGACCGGCGGGGGGAGGTCCTCTACGTCGGGAAGGCCAAGGACCTCAGGAAGCGGGTCGGGAGCTACTTCAGCGGCGGGGACGGCCGACGCAAGGTGGCCCGCCTGGTCGAGGAGGCCGCCGGGGTGCGGTACCGGCGGACGGAGAGTGAGCTCGAGGCGCTGCTGCTCGAGGCGCGGGAGATCCGGCGCCTTCTGCCCCGTTACAACGCGGCCGGCCGTGTTGAGCGGGCGGGGTGGTACGTGAGGCTGGATCTCTCGCAGAGGTACCCGGTGCCGGAGAGGGTCGCCGCACCCGGCGGAGGAGAGGAGATCGTACTCGGTCCCTACGGCAGCGCCGGCATGGTGGATTGCTGCATCGAGGCCCTCGGCAGGATCTTTCCCCTGAGGCGGTGCCCGGGTGAGGGGGATGGTCCCTGCTTCTACGGGCAGATGGGACGCTGCGGGCCGTGTTCGGGGATGGACGAGCAAGAGTATCGCAGGGAGGTGGTCCAGGAGATCGCCGCGCTTTTGCGCGGCCGGGGCGGGGAGGAGAAGCTTGAGGCTCTCCGGCGGGAGCGTGACCGGCTCGCCGCCCGGCTCGAGTTCGAGGGCGCGGCCCGTCTGCGGGACCTCATCCTCGGAATCGAGAGGCTCAGGGCCACCCGGGCCGCGATAGGCGCGGAGGGCGTGTGCGCGGTGCTCTCTGCGGCCTCCGAGTCCGGCTGCGTGGAGGCTTTCACCTTCCGAAGCGGGAGGCTCGCCGGATACCGCACCTTCTGCCTTGGGGAGGAAGAGAAAGTCCGCCGTTTCGCCAGAGGAGTGCTCGGCGGCCGGTGGGTTGAGCCCGTCCGGGGTCCGGACGAGCTGCGGATCGTGGCAGGTTATCTCAGGAGGCGCGTCCCGCTGAAGGTGGTGCGCATCGAGAGGGAAGATGACCTCCTCGACGCCGTCCTGGAGATGCTCTCTGGCGCGTTCAGCGGTTAA
- a CDS encoding response regulator, translated as MRVLLVEDHPTMRLGIRAALGLADDVEVIAEAIGAGDALHLNQKLKPDVVLLDLHLGGEPRGAEICRRIKELPDPPRILVYSAYNLEEDILLCRLSGADGYLHKSEGPEKLLEALREVHRGGRLWLEGREEGHPGLQDVPGITHLTPKEKEVLLLLLERCSNAQIAEQLYISERTAKFHVKNILKKLGFSSRRELFRHLTGS; from the coding sequence ATGAGGGTGCTCCTCGTCGAAGACCACCCCACCATGAGGCTGGGCATCCGGGCAGCCCTCGGTCTCGCCGACGATGTAGAGGTAATCGCAGAAGCCATAGGCGCCGGGGATGCCCTCCATCTCAACCAAAAGCTCAAACCCGACGTCGTGCTGCTCGACCTGCACCTCGGAGGGGAGCCCAGAGGCGCTGAGATCTGCCGCAGGATTAAAGAACTTCCAGACCCACCCCGCATCCTCGTATACTCCGCCTACAACTTAGAAGAAGACATCCTCCTTTGCAGGCTCTCCGGTGCCGACGGCTATCTGCACAAGAGCGAGGGACCGGAGAAGCTCCTCGAAGCCTTGAGGGAGGTCCACCGCGGCGGAAGGTTGTGGCTGGAGGGAAGGGAGGAGGGCCATCCCGGCCTGCAGGATGTCCCGGGCATCACCCATCTGACGCCCAAAGAGAAGGAAGTTCTCCTCCTCTTGCTGGAGCGCTGCTCCAACGCCCAGATCGCGGAGCAGCTCTACATCTCCGAGCGTACGGCCAAGTTTCACGTGAAGAACATCCTCAAGAAGCTCGGCTTCTCCTCGCGCAGGGAGCTCTTCCGGCACCTCACCGGCAGTTAG
- a CDS encoding LutC/YkgG family protein, translating into MARREEFLEGIRHRTRAGRYHPTRAPDVAWTPRADGGRKEGHEDPAERFVREFEAVGGHAVRASGIEEARDYVLEVLRGRGARRVVRWDGKFLEGLGLEEAGLEVAVYRGGAERRSLEEADAGVTEARWALAETGSLLLESGGGRLATLLPPVHVVLVPEERLLGTLEEALGEYEGGRMPPDLCFHTGPSRSGDIEMTLTVGVHGPGEVHAVLVRQPGS; encoded by the coding sequence GTGGCGAGGAGGGAAGAATTCCTAGAAGGGATACGGCACCGCACCCGCGCCGGGCGCTACCATCCGACCCGCGCTCCGGACGTGGCCTGGACACCACGCGCGGACGGGGGAAGAAAAGAGGGGCATGAAGACCCGGCGGAGCGCTTCGTCCGGGAGTTCGAAGCGGTCGGCGGGCACGCGGTGCGTGCATCCGGCATCGAGGAGGCGCGTGATTACGTGCTCGAGGTGCTGCGGGGGAGAGGTGCGCGGCGGGTCGTGCGGTGGGATGGGAAGTTTCTGGAAGGGCTGGGCCTCGAAGAGGCCGGGCTGGAGGTGGCCGTCTACCGGGGCGGTGCAGAACGGAGGTCCCTGGAGGAGGCGGACGCAGGAGTGACCGAGGCGAGGTGGGCGCTCGCCGAGACCGGGAGCCTGCTGCTCGAGAGCGGCGGGGGGAGGCTCGCCACGCTCCTTCCGCCGGTGCACGTGGTGCTCGTGCCGGAGGAGAGGCTGCTCGGCACGCTGGAGGAGGCTCTCGGGGAGTACGAAGGGGGGCGGATGCCCCCCGACCTCTGTTTCCACACCGGCCCCAGCCGCTCCGGGGACATCGAGATGACGCTCACCGTCGGCGTGCACGGTCCCGGGGAGGTGCACGCGGTGCTGGTGAGGCAGCCCGGGTCCTGA
- a CDS encoding helix-hairpin-helix domain-containing protein, whose amino-acid sequence MLGSEPEEKIFRLRLMKEVAPGVPVHFSFYSPSVKVQVMRDAETLAGANGRYIGDAVTIEFVPEDYAAVERVREFVWRWEEYSEFTAVRKINHLRRGVFPDSVQGMLERVRGVDRRAAAKAAEAIEPEGLRRMIDESDVKALARLPGIGEKRARAIVTFYENERSGRVFLYAANRNDRFRGRPVVTELDLEGDLEEQVFEHALRAQRLGDPDPLSPNEPPGHTTVRDANLLHPLPMTPALMGRSVYHPEQVELFARTLRRILIDGERLAGVDQLRIQRGKIFHTEILPGVGMKTRDRVLASGLLDDEYTYENLMSIPGITERQARTIAEAAKRAETRVL is encoded by the coding sequence ATGCTGGGATCGGAACCAGAGGAGAAGATCTTCAGGCTGCGCCTGATGAAGGAGGTTGCGCCGGGCGTGCCGGTGCACTTCTCTTTCTACTCCCCTTCGGTCAAGGTACAGGTGATGCGCGACGCCGAGACGCTTGCCGGCGCCAACGGCCGCTACATCGGCGACGCGGTGACCATAGAGTTCGTCCCCGAGGACTACGCGGCGGTGGAGCGGGTGCGGGAGTTCGTCTGGCGCTGGGAGGAGTACAGCGAGTTCACGGCCGTGCGCAAGATCAACCACCTCCGCCGCGGCGTCTTCCCCGACAGCGTACAGGGGATGCTCGAGCGCGTGAGGGGGGTGGACCGGAGGGCCGCGGCGAAGGCTGCGGAGGCCATAGAGCCGGAAGGGCTGCGCCGGATGATAGACGAGAGCGACGTGAAAGCCCTGGCGCGGCTGCCCGGGATCGGTGAGAAGCGCGCCAGGGCGATCGTCACCTTCTACGAGAACGAGCGCAGCGGACGCGTCTTCCTGTACGCCGCGAACCGCAACGACCGCTTCCGGGGCAGGCCCGTGGTGACCGAGCTCGACCTCGAAGGAGATCTCGAGGAGCAGGTCTTCGAGCACGCGCTGCGGGCGCAGAGGCTCGGTGACCCGGACCCTTTGAGCCCGAACGAGCCGCCGGGGCACACCACCGTGCGGGACGCCAACCTGCTGCATCCCCTGCCGATGACGCCGGCGCTGATGGGGCGAAGCGTCTACCATCCCGAGCAGGTCGAGCTCTTCGCCAGGACCCTCAGGAGGATACTCATCGACGGTGAGAGGCTCGCCGGGGTGGATCAGCTCAGGATCCAGCGCGGCAAGATCTTCCACACCGAGATCCTGCCCGGGGTGGGTATGAAGACCCGGGACAGGGTGCTGGCGAGCGGGCTCCTCGACGATGAATATACTTACGAGAACCTGATGAGCATCCCCGGCATAACCGAGAGGCAGGCGAGAACCATAGCCGAGGCCGCCAAGAGAGCGGAGACGCGTGTCCTCTAA
- the glp gene encoding gephyrin-like molybdotransferase Glp: MQTFDRLLDYGEAVEIILKNTPRSSAVGVPLSEARGLVLAEDLVAKFDSPPFDNSAVDGYALRSRDAGAGRVFRVVDEAPAGRPSKKKVGEGEAIKIFTGGVVPEGADAVVMVENTSGWGEEFELKKPARPGQNVRRSGEDVRAGEVILRAGTEIGAPEIALAASQGYAELPVFGRPRVVVLSTGSELVEPGERGLEPGEIYDSNSYALVAQAQEAGAVARRLYAASDDEGTLRSAVEEALSEADVVLTSGGVSVGEKDLVKAAMRDLGVEQVFWGINFKPGKPLFFGRREGVRVFGLPGNPVSAMVCFEVFVRPALMKMAGRREDARRPRIKVYFDEMVHNRVGRLHAIRVRLLRTGRGWRAESAGAQGSGLVSSLTKADALALIGPGAEVRPGEEVEAIVLREEVLLGQGARM; this comes from the coding sequence GTGCAGACTTTCGACAGGCTCCTGGATTACGGAGAGGCCGTGGAGATCATCCTGAAGAACACCCCGCGGTCGTCTGCGGTAGGGGTGCCCCTGTCCGAGGCGCGGGGGCTCGTGCTCGCGGAGGATCTGGTGGCGAAGTTCGACTCTCCGCCTTTTGACAACTCGGCGGTGGACGGCTACGCCCTGAGGAGCCGTGACGCCGGGGCCGGGCGGGTGTTCCGGGTGGTGGACGAGGCCCCGGCGGGCCGCCCGTCGAAGAAAAAAGTCGGGGAGGGGGAGGCGATCAAGATCTTCACCGGCGGCGTCGTCCCCGAGGGGGCGGACGCGGTGGTGATGGTCGAGAACACGAGCGGCTGGGGCGAGGAGTTCGAGCTGAAGAAGCCGGCGCGTCCCGGGCAGAACGTACGCCGGAGCGGCGAGGACGTGCGTGCGGGCGAGGTGATCCTGCGCGCAGGGACCGAGATCGGAGCACCCGAGATAGCGCTCGCCGCGAGCCAGGGGTACGCGGAGCTTCCCGTATTCGGGAGGCCCCGGGTGGTCGTCCTCTCGACCGGGAGCGAGCTCGTCGAGCCGGGTGAGAGGGGGCTCGAGCCGGGGGAGATCTACGACTCCAACTCCTACGCGCTCGTCGCGCAGGCGCAGGAAGCGGGAGCGGTGGCACGCAGGCTGTATGCCGCCTCCGACGATGAGGGTACGCTGCGCTCTGCGGTCGAGGAGGCGCTCTCGGAGGCGGATGTGGTCCTGACCAGCGGCGGCGTGTCGGTGGGGGAGAAGGATCTGGTGAAGGCCGCGATGCGCGACCTCGGCGTCGAGCAGGTCTTCTGGGGGATAAACTTCAAGCCCGGGAAGCCGCTCTTCTTCGGTCGTCGGGAGGGGGTCAGGGTCTTCGGGCTTCCGGGCAACCCGGTGAGCGCGATGGTCTGCTTCGAGGTCTTCGTACGTCCGGCGCTGATGAAGATGGCCGGGCGCAGGGAGGATGCGAGGCGGCCGCGGATAAAGGTGTACTTCGACGAGATGGTGCACAACCGGGTGGGGAGGCTGCACGCGATACGGGTGCGGCTCTTGCGCACCGGGAGGGGCTGGCGCGCCGAGTCCGCCGGGGCGCAGGGCTCCGGGCTCGTCAGCTCGCTCACGAAGGCGGACGCGCTCGCCCTGATCGGTCCCGGGGCCGAGGTGCGGCCCGGGGAAGAGGTCGAGGCGATCGTGCTGCGGGAGGAGGTTCTGCTGGGGCAGGGTGCTAGAATGTAA
- a CDS encoding (Fe-S)-binding protein — translation MALFVPCFVDLIRPEVGVATVRVLRSLGVEVVYPEGQTCCGQPAFNSGFFDEARGVARRFLDVFEREDFDYVVCPSGSCSTMVSRYYPLLFEETPEERGRAEALGGRVREFSDFLANVIGMEDPGASYSGRAVFHAGCHQRRELGVLEEPRRILRGVSGLELLDWEDEELCCGFGGTFSVKMPEVSAAMADQKIRALEKSGADTLISCDPSCLLHLEGRLRRTGHDTRVLHLAQVLDPGRGEV, via the coding sequence GTGGCGCTCTTTGTGCCGTGCTTCGTGGATCTCATCCGGCCGGAGGTCGGGGTCGCTACCGTGCGCGTCCTGCGCAGCCTGGGAGTCGAGGTCGTCTATCCGGAGGGTCAGACCTGCTGCGGGCAGCCGGCGTTCAACTCGGGATTCTTCGACGAGGCGCGCGGCGTGGCCCGGCGCTTCCTCGACGTCTTCGAGCGGGAGGACTTCGACTACGTCGTATGCCCGTCCGGGTCGTGCTCGACGATGGTCTCGCGCTACTACCCGCTCCTCTTCGAGGAGACGCCGGAGGAGCGAGGGCGCGCGGAGGCCCTGGGCGGCAGGGTCAGGGAGTTCTCGGACTTCCTGGCCAACGTGATTGGGATGGAGGATCCGGGAGCCTCGTACTCCGGTAGGGCCGTCTTCCACGCCGGCTGCCACCAGCGGCGCGAGCTCGGGGTGCTGGAAGAGCCGCGGCGGATACTGCGCGGCGTCTCCGGGCTCGAACTGCTCGACTGGGAGGACGAGGAGCTCTGCTGCGGGTTCGGGGGGACGTTCTCGGTGAAGATGCCCGAGGTCTCCGCGGCGATGGCGGACCAGAAGATCCGGGCTCTGGAGAAGAGCGGGGCGGATACTTTGATCTCCTGCGATCCGAGCTGCCTGTTGCACCTGGAGGGGCGGCTGCGGCGCACCGGGCACGACACACGGGTGCTGCACCTGGCGCAGGTTCTGGACCCGGGGCGGGGAGAGGTCTGA
- a CDS encoding response regulator transcription factor — protein MVQSVQGVTRKILLVDDEPSIQKMLTRALEREGFEVRTAGDGEEALEAFPAYQPHLIILDIMLPKLDGTEVCRRIRAQSDVPIIMLTAKDDEIDRVVGLELGADDYVTKPFAVRELVARVRAIMRRVSVPAGQRQDELSYDGLKINIPSRRVSVEGREVDLTYTEFELLVTLASNPGRVFSRSALLTRVWGDEFRDERTVDVHIRHLREKIERDPRNPEFIHTARGVGYVFR, from the coding sequence GTGGTTCAGAGCGTACAGGGAGTCACCCGTAAGATCCTTCTGGTAGACGACGAGCCCTCCATCCAGAAGATGCTCACCCGCGCGCTCGAGCGCGAGGGTTTCGAGGTGCGCACCGCAGGCGACGGTGAAGAGGCACTCGAGGCCTTCCCGGCCTATCAGCCGCACCTGATCATCCTGGACATCATGCTGCCAAAGCTGGACGGCACCGAGGTGTGCCGCAGGATCCGGGCGCAGAGCGACGTGCCGATCATCATGCTCACCGCGAAGGACGACGAGATAGACCGGGTGGTAGGCCTGGAGCTCGGCGCTGATGACTACGTGACCAAGCCCTTCGCCGTGAGAGAGCTGGTGGCGAGGGTGCGGGCGATCATGCGCCGGGTCTCGGTGCCGGCGGGACAGCGCCAGGACGAGCTGAGCTACGATGGGTTGAAGATAAACATCCCCAGCCGCCGGGTGTCGGTCGAGGGCCGGGAAGTCGATCTCACTTACACCGAGTTCGAGCTCCTCGTCACGCTGGCCTCCAACCCCGGCAGGGTGTTCTCGCGCAGCGCCCTGCTGACCAGGGTCTGGGGGGACGAGTTCCGCGACGAACGTACGGTAGACGTGCACATCCGCCACCTGCGCGAGAAGATCGAACGCGACCCTCGCAACCCGGAGTTCATCCACACCGCGCGGGGCGTCGGGTATGTTTTTCGGTAG
- a CDS encoding sensor histidine kinase, which translates to MISGTHLKNKASLYTLLVVSSWCIAAFGFAALAKDTPARALTTHLCYWSTATFAFGSAVWAARQNGGRERRFWALFAAGLLTSFCGYLLWQMGPDGARLALPRDLSYTLSYLLLFVALLYLLGLYTRGIAPLAPLDALSVMFSSGMVVWYFLLAPAAPVHGKSPGEIADTLSGPAIDAGLLFLCLTLLSSRSKPGFSGWLAGGFLALVAGDLAWAGLEPFKPYEPGRWPELLWTLGLVLFLAAALRASSEPQDSQRTGISPWRVFLFWAGPLSPAVQYAFLLAWATLHPPVPAYVSWTGVGLMLYLALRISALSYINRSLRLEAERDAVRREQRRISSELHDSLKQNVYGATLLLETCRKARDQRTSKRLLEEALSACRESGHLLESSIEELHARCENSGVELDALLQRTLRDISSHFGVHTHQDLRADCGTLDTTRRAAAYRIAAEALWNAAKHSRASNVWLESRKVGRVLLLRVRDDGRGFDPTSPTPGVGLSLMRNRAEEAGGTLDIFSSPNRGTTVQVRFELG; encoded by the coding sequence TTGATCTCGGGAACGCACCTCAAAAACAAGGCGTCTCTGTACACGCTCCTGGTCGTTTCGTCGTGGTGCATCGCGGCCTTCGGGTTCGCCGCGCTGGCGAAAGACACCCCGGCGCGCGCCCTGACGACCCATCTCTGCTACTGGTCGACCGCCACGTTCGCCTTCGGCAGCGCGGTGTGGGCCGCGCGGCAGAACGGAGGCAGGGAGAGAAGATTCTGGGCGCTGTTCGCAGCCGGTCTTCTCACCAGCTTCTGCGGATACCTGCTGTGGCAGATGGGTCCGGACGGCGCAAGGCTCGCGCTCCCGAGGGATCTCTCGTACACCCTCTCCTACCTGCTCCTCTTCGTGGCGCTCCTCTACCTGCTCGGGCTCTACACCCGGGGCATAGCCCCTCTGGCCCCGCTCGACGCCCTGAGCGTGATGTTCTCGTCGGGCATGGTGGTATGGTACTTCTTGCTCGCTCCGGCAGCGCCGGTCCACGGGAAGAGCCCCGGGGAGATCGCAGACACCCTCTCGGGGCCGGCGATAGACGCCGGGTTGCTCTTCCTCTGCCTCACGCTGCTCTCGAGCCGCAGCAAACCAGGCTTTTCGGGCTGGCTCGCGGGGGGATTTCTGGCCCTGGTGGCCGGAGACCTCGCCTGGGCCGGGCTCGAACCCTTCAAACCCTACGAGCCCGGCAGGTGGCCGGAGCTGCTGTGGACCCTGGGGCTGGTGCTGTTCCTCGCGGCGGCTCTGAGAGCATCCTCGGAGCCCCAAGACAGCCAGAGAACGGGGATCAGCCCCTGGCGGGTGTTCCTGTTCTGGGCGGGACCGCTCTCCCCGGCCGTGCAGTACGCCTTTTTGCTCGCCTGGGCGACGCTGCACCCGCCGGTGCCGGCGTACGTGAGCTGGACGGGGGTGGGGCTCATGCTCTACCTCGCGCTGCGCATCTCCGCCCTCTCCTACATAAACCGCTCCCTCAGGCTCGAAGCCGAGAGAGACGCCGTACGTCGGGAGCAGAGAAGGATCTCGAGCGAGCTGCACGACTCGCTCAAACAGAACGTCTACGGGGCGACGCTCCTGCTGGAGACCTGCAGAAAAGCGAGGGACCAACGAACCTCCAAGAGGCTCCTCGAAGAGGCGCTCTCCGCCTGCAGAGAGTCCGGACACCTGCTCGAAAGCTCCATCGAGGAGCTGCACGCCCGCTGCGAAAACTCCGGGGTGGAACTCGACGCCCTCCTGCAGAGGACGCTGCGGGACATAAGCAGCCACTTCGGAGTCCACACCCACCAGGACCTGCGCGCGGATTGCGGCACGCTGGACACCACCCGGCGCGCCGCCGCCTACAGGATAGCCGCTGAAGCGCTCTGGAACGCGGCGAAGCATTCCAGGGCCTCCAACGTCTGGCTGGAGTCCAGGAAAGTCGGCCGGGTGCTGCTGCTCCGGGTGCGCGACGACGGGAGGGGCTTCGATCCCACCTCTCCAACCCCGGGAGTCGGGCTCTCGCTCATGAGGAACCGGGCGGAGGAGGCGGGAGGCACCCTGGACATCTTCTCCTCCCCGAACAGGGGCACCACCGTACAGGTGAGGTTCGAGCTTGGATGA